The DNA segment GTTTTTGATATTTCGTGACAAAATTCTGGACCACCGGATTAGGGTCATCGGCCGAATAGGCGGTACTAAAATAGCTATTATTCATGGCCGCTCCGCCGATTTCGATAAGTTTGGCCGAATCCCAGCCGTCTCCGCCGATAAATGGCATATTCATATTCAGGTCGCGGGCCTGTTTTACAATCAGGGCCGCCTCGGTATAATAGCCGGGGACAATTATCGCTTCCGGATCACTCCCTTTGAGGGCCGTCAACTGGGCCTTGAAATCGGTGTCCCCCTCGCTGTAGGCCTGGGTGGCGACAATCTCACCGCCGAGTTTCTTGAAATTCTCTTCAAAATATTGCGCCAGTCCGATGCTGTAATCATTTTTGACATCTTTTAGAATGGCGACCCTTCGCAATTTCAGGGAATTGTATACGAATTTGGCCATGACTTCGCCCTGGAAAGGATCGATATAGCAAACCCGGAAAATATAATCGCCCTTTTTGGTAACCTCCGGATTGGTCGAGGCGTTGCTTACCATCGGAATCTTATTTGCCTGACAGATAGGCGCCGCCGCCAGGCTTCGCGACGACGACACCTCGCCGATGACCGCCTTTACTCCGTCCCGCGAAATCAATTTCGTGACCGCCATCGCCGCTTCTTCCGGTTTGGATTGATCGTCTTCGGTCAGGAGTTTTATCTTTTTCCCCAGAACGCCGCCGTCCTGATTGATTTCATCGACCGCCATCAAGACACCGCGATGAGTCGATTGGCCAAAAGTCGCCGTCGTTCCGGTAAGCGATGAATATTCTCCGATCAAAATTTCATTATTGGGCGCTTTTTGCCCGCAAGAGATGATCATTACCCCCGCTATTGCCGGTATCATAATTTTAAAGACCAAAATTAATTTTTTCATTTTATCCTCTATCGTGTCGCGGTTCCCTATATGGCTAAATTCAGATCATCCCTGTTCCGGCTCTGCGGCTTCCCATCCTATGGCTGAATGGTTTCCTTATATTGCATTTTACCGCCGCTGATTTCGAGGAAAACGATCGGTTTGCGAGCGTTTCTCTCGGCATCTATCGTGATCGACCCCGTTACCCCGGGAAGGTCTTTCGTTGTGGCCAGCGCCTGACGGATTTTATCGCCGTCGGTACTTCCCGCCCTCTTGATAGCGTCGAACAGGAGCATGGCAGCATCATATCCCAGGGCGGAAAGAGCATCGGGGGGCACATTATAGGCCTTTTTGTACTGGGTGACAAAATTCTGGACAATCGGGCTGGGATCATAAGCCGAATAGTGGGTGCAGAAGTAGGTCCCGTTCATGGCATCGCCGCCGATCTCGATCAATTTTTCCGAGTCCCAACCGTCGCCGCCGATGAACGGCATATTCATATTGAGTTCACGCCCCTCCTTGACAATCAGGGCCGCTTCGGTATAGTATCCGGGAACAAGGACCGCGTCGGGATTGGCTGCTTTGATTGCCGTCAACTGGGCCTTGAAATCGGTGTCGCCTTCGCTGTAAGCCCGGCTGTCGACCACTTCACCGCCCAATTTCTGAAAACTTTGTTCAAAAAACTGCGCAAGCCCGATACTGTAATCGTTCTTTACATCCTTCAATATCGCCACTCTTCTCAAATTGAGAGAATTGTAAATAAATTTGGCCAGAACCTCTCCCTGAAACGGGTCAATAAAACAGACCCGGAATATATAATCTCCCTTCTGCGTCACTTCGGGATTGGTCGAAGCATTGCTTATCATCGGAATATGGTTCGCCTGACAGATGGGGGCGGCCGCCAGACTGCGCGATGATGCCGCTTCACCGATTATCGCCTTGACACCGTCGCGGGAAATCAGTTTGGTCACCGCCATGGCGGCTTCTTCCGGCTTCGACTGGTCGTCCTCCGTCTGCAATTTAATCTTCTTCCCGAGCACGCCTCCGGCCGCGTTGGTTTCATTGACCGCCATTAAAATACCCCGATGCGTCGATTGGCCGAACGTGGCGGTCGTGCCGGTCAGGGATGAATATTCGCCGATCAGGATTTCGTTTTGAGGCGTTTTCTGCCCGCACGAAAAAAGGCCAAGACTAAAAATTAAAATAATAATAAAGGAAAAAAATGGCTTCAGATGCCGCATTGTGACCTCGCTTATTGTTTAAGGATAAATCATAGCAATTTTTGTGGCGATTTGTCAAGTATTCAAGTCGGAGGACTAGGACCGGTTCTGGAATTAAAACTTTATATAACTCCTCTTCGGCAGTATAATAACTGATATCGAAAAACCGGGAATGGAGAAGCCTGATGAAAAAAATATCTTTTGATTTCAATAATATGATGAGTCATACGGTAGGGGGAGAACATGGCGTAACCGAGGCCGAGTTGCGACTGATGGCCGAGCCCGCGCGCAAAGCGCGGGAACATCTGACAAAACTTATGAAAGACGCGCGTAACCGGACGGCCCTCGAATTGGAATGGACCCGTCTCCCGTATCAGAAGAAAAGCGAATTGGCGAGGATTTGGAAGCTCGGCCGTGAAATTTCAAAAAAATATAAAAATGTGATATTTCTGGGGATCGGAGGGTCATACCTGGGCCTCAAAGCCGCCCAGGATGCACTATGCCCCCCCTATTATAATGACTTCGAGAAACTGCGCCGGGGGAAGCCGAAAATATTTTTTGAAGGAAACAATCTTGATCCTGATACAATCGGAAATTTGCTTGCCAATTTAAAGCCAAAAGAAACTTTTGTGGTCGTAATATCCAAATCGGGCGAAACCACCGAAACTAAAGTGGCCCTGGCGGTGGTCAGCAACTGGCTCAAAAAGGGGGTTGGCTCCAAATATGGACGTCAGATTTTGGCCATTACCGACCCGAAATCAGGTTCCCTCCGCAAACGGGTGGAAAAGGAGCAGGTAAAGGATAAATTATCGTTTCGAAGTCTCCCGCTGGAGCGGGGTGTGGGCGGGCGCTACTCGGAATTCAATATGGGACTTCTTCATCTGGCCATAATTGGCATAAGACCCGACCAGGTCCTCTCCGGAGCCAGGCAGATGGCTGTTAGATGCATGAAACCAAAGTTAAGCGCAAATCCGGCCCTAATGTACGCCGTCCTTCACACCGTTTTATATCTGAAAAAAGATAAGGGGATTGCCATCATGATGCCCTTTTCCGAGACTCTTAAAGCGACCGGGGATTGGTATGCGCAACTCCTCGCGGAAAGTCTCGGCAAGAAATTTTCAAGAAAAGTGATCTCCCATCCCGACCGAACGGAGAAATGGGAAAATGACCAGCAGCAAATTGTTCATACCGGGCGCACCCCGGTGGCCACCCGTGGCACCAATGATCTCCATTCCATTCACCAGAACAATGTTGAGGGGGAAAATAACAAGGTCGTAACCTTCCTCAGGATAGACAAATTCGCCGGCAGAGTGCGGGTGCCCTCGGGCAATGGTTTCGTCTCCGGAAAGGAATATGGAGAATTAATTAAATTGGCCCAGGAAGCAACCGCCTGGTCGCTGGCCCGCGAAAACCGTGCCAGCTGTGTCGTGAGCCTTCCCGAATTGACTCCATATAACTGGGGCGCACTTCTATTCTTCTTCGAAATGGCCACTGCCTATGAGGGAGAACTACTCAATGTCAACGCCTTTAACCAGCCGGGAGTAGAGAGTTATAAAAATTATATGTACTACAAACTGCGCAAGCCGGGTCTCGCCGCTGATATTGAAAAAGAAATCAAAACGCATTCCTTTCCGAAGAAAAAGAAATATATTCTTTAGCAGAATCAGCGAAATACACGAGGACGGAACTCCTAATCGGTTCCGTTCTCTGTCATTTTAGAAGCGCGGCTCCTGCAGCGATTTGGTTTCGTCATCGTCGTACCCCAGGGCCTTGAAGTCGAGAACACCGGAAGATGAGTGGCAACTATTGCAGGAGAGGGCGCCGTCCTTTCGAATCGCGTGACTTATTTCGAGAGATGCGTCCTGCGGGATCCAGCGCGGTTCCACCTTGCGGAGATGCCGGACGTCATTGTACGCCGCTCCATCCCAGGTCGGGACGTCCATAAACGACATGAATTTATCCATCATGTAATATTTGAAAAGCGTTCCGTACATCATCGCCATCATCGGATGTTCCATTTCCCGCGCGGCCGCGCTGTCGGGGTTGCCGCTGGTATAATAGACGGGTAGATTATAGGGTAGATACATCCCGCCGAACGGCCCCATATTCTGAAGATCGATATGCTGGCGCCCGTTGAACAATTTCATGGCGTACAATTTTGACGGTCGTCCCTTTTTGGCAATCGGCCGCATCACTTTTTCATACCAGGCGGCGTAATCGAAATCTTTGTATTCCGGCCAGATATGGGTCGGCCGGTAGAAACGATAAAGGTTCTTGCCATTGGGATTATCCCCGATCGGGTTGCCGAGAAAAGTCGCGTCGCCGTTCCACCATGCATATATTATTCCTTTGCCGGGGGCAGTTTCTTTAGAGATATCGGTGTAAACATAAATTCCGAGGTTTTCCTCATATTCCGGAGTCGCGAAATCCCGCATCGTGGCATTATCCGGATTCAAACTCGGTATATGGCAGGTCACGCAGGCGATTTTGTCGGTATGTCCGTTGAGATAATCGGCCAGATCGGGATTGCTCTTATGGGGAGCAGCGGAATGGCACTTCTCGCAGGCCACTTCCGTGTCGGGCAGATCGTTGGCCATCATTGTGGTGGTGTGGGTCCCTTTGGCGATGCGATGACCCTCGGTGATATGGCAGTCGATGCAGTCAAGTCCGGCCGCGGCGTGAACATCCCATGACGGAGAAAATGGTGTTCCGCGTTTGCTTCCGGGGTGATGAACCCGCGGGCGGTTTGTCCCGGCGTTAAGCATACTTTGAAAATATGATGAATCGGCGGGGTCAATATATATGTCGCCTCCGAGATTATGCTGATGGCACCGCAGGCAGGCTTGAGAGGTCGGCCGTCCGACCGTCACGGCCGCTTTGAGAGTGCGATCTTGATCCCAGTACATCTGCCCGTCGTCCGTAAGAGCCACCTGCTTATGATTCATATCATACGCCGCGGAGTGACACATCAAACAGTCGATAGTTTCTTTCTCTTCATCCAATGTTTTGTATCCGGGCATCATTTCTCCCAAGGGGGGAGCCGGTTGACCCCCGATATGGCATTGCCCGCATCCTTCCGATAAAGTATCCCCGTTTTTCAGCACCACCAGCGAGGCCCAGGCGGTCATGGCAAATGACCCCGGTTTGGGGCAGGGGCGATTGATTTTTCCCATCGCAAAATTATCCGCCAGTTGCCCGTTGAAACCATATACATTGGGATGGCGGATCGTATAGAAGCGGAAATGGGCGGACGCAATCAGATTGTCCATCAGATCGACCGTCTTTTTGGTCTTGGTATCGACGTCCTCGAAAGTAATATCCTTGTGGCAGGTCAGGCAGGTTCTCGGCCCTTCATAGGTCAAAATACCGGCTTTGCGGAATCTTTCAACGTGAGGGAACTCCTTACCGTATCCGGCCTTCAATTGCACCGCCATTGTTTCAAACTGGTCCGATGTCGCCTTTTCAACCTGAAAATTTACTTTCGCGGGACGACTCCCCGGCGGAAGCACTAAATTGATCATCCGGGACCAATTCAAATAGGCGAGGCCGATGATAACGAGAATAATTATGATGACAAAAATTAATTTACCTTTCATCGCATACCTCTCCGGGAAATTTAAGAATATGATTCATCATTAATTAGATAGCAAAAAGATGGAATTGATTCAAGACTTTTGCGGAATTTGATATTTTCGATTCTTACGGCCGATAGTCCTATTCCGGTTCCTTGTTTTTTTGAATCATTTCCGATATATTGGCATCTAATGGATGAAAAACAACTGATAGAAAGGGCCAAAGCCGGCGACTTTTCGGCTTTTACGGAGCTTGTTGAAGCCCATAAAGTTAAACTTTTCGCACTGGTACGGCGCCTGGCCGGAAATGAGCAGGATGCCGAGGATATAATGCAGGAGACTCTTCTGAAAGCGATTGACAAAATTGATACTTTTCGCGGCGATTCGTCCTTCGGAACCTGGATTTATGCCATCGCTCTGAACGAGGCCAGGGGACATATTATCCGGGAAAAACAGCGGGATTTGAGAAGTATCGAAGATTATCTTCCCGATCATGACGGCCGCCCCGAAAAGAGCACGGCTCATCATCCCCTTTTTGAATGGGAGGACCCCCATCGCCGTCTGGAATCAAAAGAATTGCGCCGGATTATCGAAGAAGGAATGCAGCAATTACCGTATAATTATCGCGAGGCTTTCGTGCTTCGTTTTATCGAAGATCTCCCCGTAAAAGAAGTTGCGGCTTTGATAGGTGAATCCGAGGCCGCCGCCAAGTCCCGTATTTTGCGTGCCCGGCTGGCGCTGCGCGAATTTCTTGCCGGAAAATTTGAGGTGAGTCATGACCAGAAAATGTCCTGATTTTGTGAAAGAACTGAATGATTATCTCGACGGTACTCTCGATCCGCAACTTTGCCGGGAAATCGACACCCATCTGGGGGAATGTGAAAACTGCCGCATCATGATTGATACTCTGCGGCAGACCGTGAAACTCTGCCAGGATGGCAAAGAGGTGCCATTGCCGACACATCTTGAATCGCAACTTAATGATTTGCTCAAAATCCGTTGGGAGAAGAAATTCGGCCATTCCTGATTCCCGCTTTCCTTTCAGGTCAATAATCAACTAATTCAGTCGGTGCCCGTGACCGATTTTTTTGTTTTCTAATTCCATACGTCTGGATGACTTACAAATAAATTCAGATATTTTTTGAGAGATGTCTGAATCATTTCCGGCCCCAATCTATCTAACCTTTCATATAAATGAAATTTTTTTTGCGAAAGGCATATGAATGAAAAAAGGGCTGACGAATTTTTCGACCAAACATCCCTGGCTGGTAATCAGTCTGGCGGTGCTAATAACCGCCTTCTTCGGGGCGCAATTCCCCAAAATGAAAATCGACACCGACCCGCAAAATATGCTCAAAAAAGATGAGCCGGTGCGGGTTTTCGACGAGCAAACCAAGGATAATTTCTCCCTTCATGATT comes from the Candidatus Zixiibacteriota bacterium genome and includes:
- a CDS encoding conserved exported hypothetical protein (Evidence 4 : Unknown function but conserved in other organisms); this encodes MKKLILVFKIMIPAIAGVMIISCGQKAPNNEILIGEYSSLTGTTATFGQSTHRGVLMAVDEINQDGGVLGKKIKLLTEDDQSKPEEAAMAVTKLISRDGVKAVIGEVSSSRSLAAAPICQANKIPMVSNASTNPEVTKKGDYIFRVCYIDPFQGEVMAKFVYNSLKLRRVAILKDVKNDYSIGLAQYFEENFKKLGGEIVATQAYSEGDTDFKAQLTALKGSDPEAIIVPGYYTEAALIVKQARDLNMNMPFIGGDGWDSAKLIEIGGAAMNNSYFSTAYSADDPNPVVQNFVTKYQKLYNESPDAFAVLGYDAARLLFDAIKRAGSVEGDKIRDALKATRDFPGVSGYITIDADRNARKPIVIIAIADGKMKYKETIQPE
- a CDS encoding putative Glucose-6-phosphate isomerase (Evidence 3 : Putative function from multiple computational evidences), yielding MKKISFDFNNMMSHTVGGEHGVTEAELRLMAEPARKAREHLTKLMKDARNRTALELEWTRLPYQKKSELARIWKLGREISKKYKNVIFLGIGGSYLGLKAAQDALCPPYYNDFEKLRRGKPKIFFEGNNLDPDTIGNLLANLKPKETFVVVISKSGETTETKVALAVVSNWLKKGVGSKYGRQILAITDPKSGSLRKRVEKEQVKDKLSFRSLPLERGVGGRYSEFNMGLLHLAIIGIRPDQVLSGARQMAVRCMKPKLSANPALMYAVLHTVLYLKKDKGIAIMMPFSETLKATGDWYAQLLAESLGKKFSRKVISHPDRTEKWENDQQQIVHTGRTPVATRGTNDLHSIHQNNVEGENNKVVTFLRIDKFAGRVRVPSGNGFVSGKEYGELIKLAQEATAWSLARENRASCVVSLPELTPYNWGALLFFFEMATAYEGELLNVNAFNQPGVESYKNYMYYKLRKPGLAADIEKEIKTHSFPKKKKYIL
- a CDS encoding conserved hypothetical protein (Evidence 4 : Unknown function but conserved in other organisms) encodes the protein MKGKLIFVIIIILVIIGLAYLNWSRMINLVLPPGSRPAKVNFQVEKATSDQFETMAVQLKAGYGKEFPHVERFRKAGILTYEGPRTCLTCHKDITFEDVDTKTKKTVDLMDNLIASAHFRFYTIRHPNVYGFNGQLADNFAMGKINRPCPKPGSFAMTAWASLVVLKNGDTLSEGCGQCHIGGQPAPPLGEMMPGYKTLDEEKETIDCLMCHSAAYDMNHKQVALTDDGQMYWDQDRTLKAAVTVGRPTSQACLRCHQHNLGGDIYIDPADSSYFQSMLNAGTNRPRVHHPGSKRGTPFSPSWDVHAAAGLDCIDCHITEGHRIAKGTHTTTMMANDLPDTEVACEKCHSAAPHKSNPDLADYLNGHTDKIACVTCHIPSLNPDNATMRDFATPEYEENLGIYVYTDISKETAPGKGIIYAWWNGDATFLGNPIGDNPNGKNLYRFYRPTHIWPEYKDFDYAAWYEKVMRPIAKKGRPSKLYAMKLFNGRQHIDLQNMGPFGGMYLPYNLPVYYTSGNPDSAAAREMEHPMMAMMYGTLFKYYMMDKFMSFMDVPTWDGAAYNDVRHLRKVEPRWIPQDASLEISHAIRKDGALSCNSCHSSSGVLDFKALGYDDDETKSLQEPRF
- a CDS encoding conserved hypothetical protein (Evidence 4 : Unknown function but conserved in other organisms), with the protein product MTRKCPDFVKELNDYLDGTLDPQLCREIDTHLGECENCRIMIDTLRQTVKLCQDGKEVPLPTHLESQLNDLLKIRWEKKFGHS
- a CDS encoding putative RNA polymerase sigma-H factor (Evidence 3 : Putative function from multiple computational evidences), coding for MRNLIFSILTADSPIPVPCFFESFPIYWHLMDEKQLIERAKAGDFSAFTELVEAHKVKLFALVRRLAGNEQDAEDIMQETLLKAIDKIDTFRGDSSFGTWIYAIALNEARGHIIREKQRDLRSIEDYLPDHDGRPEKSTAHHPLFEWEDPHRRLESKELRRIIEEGMQQLPYNYREAFVLRFIEDLPVKEVAALIGESEAAAKSRILRARLALREFLAGKFEVSHDQKMS
- a CDS encoding conserved hypothetical protein (Evidence 4 : Unknown function but conserved in other organisms), with protein sequence MRHLKPFFSFIIILIFSLGLFSCGQKTPQNEILIGEYSSLTGTTATFGQSTHRGILMAVNETNAAGGVLGKKIKLQTEDDQSKPEEAAMAVTKLISRDGVKAIIGEAASSRSLAAAPICQANHIPMISNASTNPEVTQKGDYIFRVCFIDPFQGEVLAKFIYNSLNLRRVAILKDVKNDYSIGLAQFFEQSFQKLGGEVVDSRAYSEGDTDFKAQLTAIKAANPDAVLVPGYYTEAALIVKEGRELNMNMPFIGGDGWDSEKLIEIGGDAMNGTYFCTHYSAYDPSPIVQNFVTQYKKAYNVPPDALSALGYDAAMLLFDAIKRAGSTDGDKIRQALATTKDLPGVTGSITIDAERNARKPIVFLEISGGKMQYKETIQP